The Methanoregula sp. UBA64 genome contains the following window.
GACATGAAGAAAGCCGGGATCTGGGTAAACTCGAATGTCAGGGTCACCAGCGAGTGCGGTACGGTTGTTGTCAAGTGCATCAACTCAACCCAGTACTGCCCCCCGGGCCTCGCCCACATCCGGCAGGGCGTCTGGGCAAACCAGGTTGTCCCGCCCCGGACCCAGTCCACCGGCACACCACAATACAGCGGTTTCCCGGTCACCATAGAACCGGCATTTGAGGAAAAACGCAAGACTGCGCTCCAGCTCGTGCAGGGTGCGGTCGGTCTCTGGAAAGGAGGGAACTAGATCATGCCCAAACTGATCACCCAGGTAGGGTGCCCGTACTGCGGGTCGTCCTGCGACGATATCGAAGTACTGGTCTCCGACGACAACAAGAAGATCCTCGAAGTCCACAATGCATGCATCATCGGAACGAACCTGTTCTTCCATGCAAACGACCCGACCCGTCCGAAGCTTCCGCGCCAGCGCCAGCCCGACGGTTCGATGAAGGAGATCACGTACCCCGAAG
Protein-coding sequences here:
- a CDS encoding molybdopterin dinucleotide binding domain-containing protein; translation: MTKINLNMITQRSVEEGAAMEKGKTNPDYFEACSIIEMNPEDMKKAGIWVNSNVRVTSECGTVVVKCINSTQYCPPGLAHIRQGVWANQVVPPRTQSTGTPQYSGFPVTIEPAFEEKRKTALQLVQGAVGLWKGGN